CGTAAAGCCGTCTGAAATTCCAGAGCATATTGATGTGGATATTTCAGAACTTCAGATCGGAGAAACTATCCTTGTTGGCGATATTCGCGACAAAGTGAAGTTTGAAATTGTGAATGATGATGAAACAGCATTGGTAACAATTTCTGCACCACGTTCAGAAGCTGAAATGGAAGCACTTGACGAAGCAACTGAAAGTACTGAAGCAGAGCCGGAAGTTATCGGTGAAGATAAAGAAGAAAAATAAGTTACAAAATGGGCGCACGAGTTTGAACCGTGCGCTCCTTTTCTATGTATATATATTGTTTAGAAAAGGAAGAGAAGAGCATGAAACTACTGATTGGTCTCGGGAATCCCGGGAAGAACTACGAAAAAACACGGCATAATATAGGTTTCCAAGTCATTGATGAACTGGCAAGACGCTGGCAGGCTCCGCCGTTCCAGCAAAAGTTCAACGGTCAGTATACGACGATCCATACGCCTGAGGGCAAAGTGATACTGTTGAAGCCGATGACTTATATGAACTTGTCCGGAGAATGCGTTCGTCCGCTGGCAGATTACTTTGAGGTAAATGACGAAGAATTACTTGTGTTATACGATGATCTGGATTTGCCTGCCGGAAAAATCCGTCTTCGTCAAAAGGGAAGTGCAGGCGGCCATAACGGCATGAAATCGATAATTGCCCATATGGCTACCTCTGAATTCAACCGTATCCGCATCGGTGTTGACCGTCCGTCCGGCGGCATGAAAGTTTCTGATTATGTACTGTCTCCTTTTGGCAAGGATGAGCAGCCATTAATGGAAGAAGCGATACAAAAAAGTGCAGACGCCTGTGAAGAGTGGGTACACCGCAATACGCCGTTCCTTGAAGTGATGAATAAATTTAACGGATCATAAGCATAATACTTCCACTCTTTGCCTATACTTTGGAAAAAGGAAGGTGAAGAGAATATGATCCGTTATTCTTGCAATCACTGTCACACGGAAATCGGTTCAATTCCATTCGAATCAGCAAAGGAAACGCTCAGTCAATTGGGAGATGCGGAAAAAAGCACATTTCTATCCGTCGATTCAGATGGCGGACTGCATATACGATGCATTTGCGAATACTGTGAACAATCCCTGCAGACATTCCCGGATTATTACACCTTAAAAAAATGGTTACAATAAGTAACAGATGCTTTGGCGCAGACAGCCAAAGCTTTTTGTGCATA
The Sporosarcina sp. P33 genome window above contains:
- the pth gene encoding aminoacyl-tRNA hydrolase, producing the protein MKLLIGLGNPGKNYEKTRHNIGFQVIDELARRWQAPPFQQKFNGQYTTIHTPEGKVILLKPMTYMNLSGECVRPLADYFEVNDEELLVLYDDLDLPAGKIRLRQKGSAGGHNGMKSIIAHMATSEFNRIRIGVDRPSGGMKVSDYVLSPFGKDEQPLMEEAIQKSADACEEWVHRNTPFLEVMNKFNGS
- a CDS encoding anti-sigma-F factor Fin — its product is MIRYSCNHCHTEIGSIPFESAKETLSQLGDAEKSTFLSVDSDGGLHIRCICEYCEQSLQTFPDYYTLKKWLQ